TAATGGTAGATTGTGTCAGAGGCTCAACAGTCTCAAACTCTGCCTGAAACTCCTTCAATTGTGAGATCAACTTCTCCGCAGCCTCAGAGATGGAAGGCTTCACTAGTCGGCCTCTTGTCCTGTTTTTAGGAGTTGTTAAAATTAAAGACTTTGGTCTAGTTTTTTGAGGGGACGTATTGATATGTTGTTCTTTGTCTCTGCCTTTGTCAGCGAAGACATTTGATGATTTAGTTGGAGAAATGTTCTTTACAACAGTTTGAGAGTTGAGTATGGAAGAGCTACCCAATGGAACTCTACCATTAGGGTATAGTCTTTTGGTAGGAGAAAGCCTGTGTAATGTGTTATCTGTTTTAACGGATGGAGATCCTGCCATGGAAACTAAAGTCTTTGGTTGAGGGCTCTTGGGGGGACTTCTCGGAGAGTTGACGATTCTTCTAGCAACCTTCGTGGTGGGACTTTCtaacaaagaagaatccaTCTTTTCATTCTTTACTGCAACTTTCAAGGGTCCAAATGACAAActccagaagaaacaacaacCATTTCCGGAAATTGTGCAAAAATGTAGACTGTCCTGCAATCTGGTCATAGAGACAACTGCGTCGCCATGAGCCCAATGGCTATTTAATAAATCTCCACTCAAGGTAAAGATAGATATGGATTTATCAGTAGAAGAACAAGTCACTAGCAATTTGGTATCATCTTGTTGTGCCACAAAAAATTTCTCTATCAACAATGAATCATTATTCAAAGCACTGTGTAATTTAagagttttgaaaacttcaaacGAATGCAGGTTGAATATCATAACACTCCGATCATTGGTAGAGACATACAGTTcattatcaacaatttcCATGTATAATGGTGTACTTTTCAAGGATATGACCTTCAATAAGTTGACGCTTAGTTGATCCTTGAATTTCAATTCATGAACAGATATCGTTCTATCATGAGAGCAAACGTATAATCTCTCATTATGTATGATTGCTTGTGATAAATTTCCCCGATGAATTGATAATGTTTGAAATAATTCCCATGGTGAGCCTTGcttgaagaaaagttggatCATTCTATCTCTTCCAACAGTAACAAGCAAATGGGCATCAGCACCAAGTTTGGCATAAACCATCTGATTAACGGAAGACTCATGGGCTTTGATTGACTTGACCAAATTTCCATCGTTAAAAAAGTAAACCAGTCCAAACTtatctccaaaaaaaatCTCCCTGTTCTTACAAGAATACTCAAAGCATGAAAACTCATGCTCTAATGAGTCCGTTCCAGGTTGCTGAAACCTTAAAAGTGTGatgcttttgaaattatGCGAgtcaaaatcaaactgAACTAATTCACCTGAACTTGATAAGTTCAAGCCCTTCTTGCCAATCGATTTGAAGTCAACGGAACACTTAAACATAGCATCAGCAATAACACAGGCAAGAGTACCATCCTTGTGGATTAGATAAATTTCATCCTTGTCATTCAAACAGGCaaaaaaatctccaaacttcagaagagaaatcaaacCATCTCTAACTTGAGTTTTTCTTGGAGAGTAGGGTGTAGGTTGAATTGTTAAATCCTCAGCAATTTTGATACTCTCCAACTCCATGCTCTTGATCAGTTCGCCGCTATTGTAGTAAAGAGAGTCGCCGAGATATATTTGATTGGTGGTTTCAGCCAGGTGCACGTCAAGTTTCTGTAGTTGTATTGGGTCATCATATAAATTGAAGCAGGCTATCTCTGACCTATCAGTCAGCACCAGCAATTCGTCCTCGTTGAACCATGAGCAGCTCAAAAAATTGCTATTGATAAAATCCTTCAAGATAACATTCTTTCCTTTTATCAATTGAACATGTGGTTTAGTTGGGCTCGTCGGAGGAGCTTTCTCAAATATCTCCTTGCATAGTTCGATACTGTCATTAAACGAGCAATTCCAAAGCCGTATATGCCTCAAACCAAACGTAACTACTATGTCATTACCCTTCCAAATAAGTCCATTTATAGTAGACAGACACTTATTGCTTCCTAAGAAAAGCActttgtttgaagaagacgtGGGGCGAAGTTTCCAGCAATTCAAAAATCCGTCATTTGAAATGCCCAACGAACATAACTTGTCATTTTTGGGCGAAAACTTCACCAAATTTATACCAAATCTGTGATCACTTATACAAAACAGTGGGGAGTTTGTACTGTTAGGTTCCAGGGAATAAACCAACACTCGAGGCTGGTAGCCTTCCTCTCCGACGGCTAAAAGTTTTCCATCTGACGAAATATCAATACAGCTTATGACACGCACTTTGTGAGTCAGTTTGGAGACATTGGTATTCGTGGGGGTGAAACTTGCAGAATCACTTGCGTGTGAAATTGATAGGCCATCTCGTGTATAATACTCCAAAGAATCACTCTCCACATGCGTATCGTCATCTAACAAGCCTGAATTTATAGCGAGATTCAGATATGCATTTGCATTGGAGTCATTTGACTCGAGGGTTTGCCTGCTACTCTTACTTTTCTTATTGTTGGCACAAAAGAACCTTTGCGATTTCACAGcattttccttcaaatcGACTTCCGAAACAACAACTCCTCCGCTGGTTACATAGCCAATAAGATTCTTGCTTTGGCACACGGCAAATTGACTTGTTTTCTTGCTTGAACAACCAAAAATGTGCTGTATTTTGGTGTCCATCTCGATGAGCTATACTCAATCAAAACACTGTTTCTCTGTTTACCTTTACTGAAACCTTCGCGATATATTATTACTATGATAAGTTTAATGCAGAAATAATATATAAAGTTGGGGATGATTGGAACTACCCAGAAACTCCACATCATTCAAGGAATTAATGCTTTATAAGTCATTCTATGTCCTTAGAATGAGAGACGAAGTATGAACTATCAAACATTTGTTAGATTATGACGAGTATGAGAAGGGTTTACCATATTAAGGAATGAAGAAAGACGTGTAAGCAGTGGATCCACCACGCTCATCCTCCTCTTCAGGAGTTCTCCCcttcatcaatttttccctaactttctttgcttcGTCCGAACTTATGGTATATTGAAATGCACTATCTGTCAAATCCAAATTCTCCGTCGGAATTATGTACGATGTTCTGTCCACCGACGAAGTAATCTTGTCTCCCGACAGATTTTGCTGTTGTGCTGGCACCTTGTCAGTTGCAACGGTTTGCTGATTATTAGGATCCACCAATAAAAAGCAAAGAATCTTTCTATGGCCGGGCTTCGTTTTATCAGCCAGTTCAAACGGTTCGACACGATGTTGGTAAACGTTAGGGAATATCAGAGTCTGTTGTCAATACAATCAACAGATCCTGGAAATCTCGTCAATTTATCTTGATCCTTGAATCTAAAAACCCTTCTAGCCATGACTCTGTCACCATCAACAACTGTCACATTCGGTGAAACAGCGGCATTGCGGAAACTAATTTTGGAGTCTCCAATGTTCTCTGAATCATGATAATAAAATACAGTCGCAATAATATCTTCATTAATTTTACTCCAACGTGCCACGAACCACCTTGATAAGAAGGTCTTTCTGGAGTTAAATGGATGTTAGATAACTTGGTAATTACTTTAAGAGATTAAGAGAACCAAAATCTGCCAAATCCACTTTCTTTTCGGTCACACAAGCCGGTGgttcaaattcaagagGAAACAAAGACTTGTCAATGTAATCCTCCCTTTCATCATAGAATTCCTCTGCTCTGGCGATTTCATCGGTGTCCGGCTCGCTTTCATAGCCACTGTTGCACCAATAGCCATATAGTTCGTCTGGCCAATCATAACCATAGGGCATATCCAAAAACACTCATATGTAGGGTATTCGGCCCtcaatctttcaagttACTCGAATAAGTCAAGAGCAAGTACAGACCAGGGACAGCTTTAGCAAATACCGAAGAAATCAGTGAGTATAAATTGCCGTATTTGACTGGATCAAGATTGTTAATATAGATTGTATGTCCACATCGTACCCCCatctttttttgaaacgTGAAAAATGGATGGAAGCCACTGATAGATCTCCGACAAATAGTCTTTTCCTAAACAGTTAGTGTACGTAGGTATATCCTTGGGAACTATCATcttggaaacttcaaacagATTTCCCGTCATCACTTTTGTCTTTCCATACTGTAAAGGATACAATGAAGGGTGAACCAAGTCCAGCACTTGGTTATCACTTCCAGGACGCCAATCCTTGGAATCCTCAGGAACGTcctccagtttttcatacactaacttcttcaaagattctgTGAAATCCTCATCAAGTGCTCTGTCTAACAACAGCACATTCTCGTTGGGACCCATGGTGAACCCTGTCTCTTGTCCCCACTTATCATACCATTCTagtcttcaaaaatatAGTTCCAGATTGTTTCTGCAGAATGAAGTGGTAAATAGTCTGGTTCTACTTTCAATTGACCTTCCATTTTTCGGCAATCCACTTCTTCCTGCTCTCCTCATTGTTGTATTTGGTAGTCCAGTCAGGTTTCGCTCTAATCATACAGCTCAACTTATGCACGATTAGATCGTCTATAACTCGTAGATAGCAGACTTTGTCTCCTTCGAAAGAGCACTATAGAATGGATGTGGGAAGTGTTCAATCTTTCGCTGACATAGCGACGACTTGTGGTTAGGATACTAAGGACATGTTACGAAAAGGGCGTCCTTAGAAAATCTTTATACCTAGGGCTTCCAAATGTGTCATAGTCTGTAagtgaagaaaagaatatgAGTCAAGTATAGGTGCGGCGGCTGATAGAAAAAGTAGTGCTCGAGATCCCTCAAGCATTTCAAGTGCCAAAGGAGTGCTCCACTGTGTCAATTACGATTGTTGCCAGATTAAGTGCATTATAGATGAGACTATATAAGAGTGggaactttttgataaagcACTTTACACTTTACGCGTTCTTGGTGGAACGTAGGACCGTGTTCTGTCCTGTCagtctgaaaaatttcgAGAAACGGTGCCGTTATCTTTATCGAACAACTATTTTCTGAGTTTTTATCATGACAAATGGAAGTGAAGGAAGGTAAATCATAAAGTCATAAAATGCTGGGGATTATTAGAAATTGTTCTGTAGGTCAGATCTATAACGGTAGTGTTAATTCACTGGGCAAGTAGTTCATAAGATTCCTTCCTGGTGGGAGAACTCCAAAACTTCAGTTTGTCCAAGAGATTAAAATACTTTTTGGAAGGTGTGGATTTTTGGAACCTTTTGATGAGGCTACCAGTCTCTAAATCAGTGTTAATATCCAGGTCGTTTGATGTGTTAGGAGCAGAGAATTTGAACGAGCTGATATCAGgtttcttccaaagctTCAATAGCAAAGAGTTCAAGACAACACTAACGGAACTGAATGCCATGGCAGCAGAGGCAACCATGGGGTGTAAGTAGAGTCCAAAAGGGACCAAGAACACACCCATGGCTATTGGTAGCATGAAAGCGTTGTAAATGAAAGCCCAAAAAAAGTTCATCttgattttcttgaaagtagCTCGGGATATTGACAACGCCGATATTAATCCTGAAATAGAATTGGAATCGTTCGAAAGTAAGACGATATCAGCAGCTTCGATGGCAACATCAGTGCCTGATGCAATAGCAATACCTATGTCTGCATCTACGAGTGCCGGTGCATCATTAATCCCATCTCCAACAAAAGCTATCTTAAATCCAAATTCAGACCGTATTTCTTGGACAATCCCTGCCTTTTCAGAAGGTGAAACATTTGCAAACACATTAGACTTGAAAATGCCAACCTTGGAAGCCACTTTTTCAGCTGTAGCCTGATTATCTCCTGTGACTAAAGCCACAGATATTCCTTGACTCATCAAATAAGAAACAACCTGTGCAGAGTCAGACTTGACCATGTCAGATAACTCAACGTAGCCTTGCAAAACTTCATTAATCAGCACGTAAATATGCGTACCGCAGATTTCCTCATTACTTTGGATTGTAGAGCAGATTTTCTCATTTCCAATAGAAACTTTAAGAACTTCACCATTGATAGTCACGTCAGCCTTAATACCGGCACCCACCTGAATATCCACATTGGATACAGTAATCTCTGGTTTCGATTCAACACTCTTTTCCATCGAGATTTTTGATAAAGCTTTGGCAACAGGATGCTCGCTGTTCGACTCCAAACGACCAATGATATGCCAAAGATCTGACTCTGAAATATTGCTGACGGTTGGATTTAAGGAATATCTGCTAAGTTGCATCAGACCTGTCGTTATTGTGCCTGTTTTATCGAATAGCACGCATTCTATACTGCTGGCATTTTCTAAAACTTCACCGCCTTTGATTAGTATTCCATTAGTAGCACCAACACCAGTACCCACCATTATGGCGGTTGGTGCAGCTAGTCCCAAAGCACAGGGACAAGCAACAACAATGACAGAAATGGCTACCTTGAAAACCCTCTCTATCGATATGTGATCACCAtccttgaagaaagtaGGGACAGAACTGAATGATCTACACTTGACGACCATGAACCAGACAATGAAGGTCAAAACTGAGAGGGAGAGGATGGttggaacaaaaattgatgatacAGAGTCAGCAAATCTTTGAACCGGTGCTTTTGACATCTGGGCATCTTTTACCAAGTCCACAATCTGTTGCAATTCGGTATCACTGGATAGTTTATCAACCTTAACATATAAAACTCCAGAATTGTTAACAGAGCCGCAAATGACTTTGgcaccttcttcttttaAAACTGGAAGAGACTCTCCGGTTAGCAGGGATTCATCAACGTCAGATTTTCCGTAAACAACAGTTCCATCACAAGGAATACGGCTACCGGGGTGAATTAGCACCATATCATTCAGTTGCAACAGCTCTGGAACAATTTCCTTCGTGACCAAAGAAGTTGATTCGATATCCTTTtctgatgaaaagttctcAATTAGCAGACAACTAGTGGGTGAAAGGGCAAGTAGTTTAGACAGGGCAGTGGAACTATGTGATTTTGCCTTGTTCTCCAAGAATTTcccaaaagaaataaaaatgaAGAGCATAGCAGATGTATCGAATAGTACACTGGGCTGTGTGTGGTTAGCTCCTAATATGGCATGAAGCAAGGTAATGATTGAGTAGCCATAAGCAATGGTTGTGGAAAGACATATTAACAAATCCATGTTACCGGTTCCATGTCGCAAAGAGTTGTATGCATTGGTGTAAAACTTTCTGGCTAGCCAAAGTTGGATGTATGAGGCTAAAACTAGCTGAATAAAATCAGTTAACGTTAACCCATTGAAAAGCTTAACATTCTTATGAGTGATCATGGGGAAGATATGACCCAAGAAAAATACAGGCACTCCAAAGATCAGATTCTGCACAAAGGTCAACCTCCAGTATTGAATTTCCTTGACTTTTGCCAGTATATTAAGTTGACTTTCCTTGTCTACAAGAGTGTTGTTGAGCAAAAGTACATCAAATCCACAGTTTTCGATTGTTTCCACAATTTTTCTGATCCCAACTTGACGTGGGAGATACCTGACCACACATTCTTCGGTGACTAAAGCAACATGTGCAGAAAGGACACCATCGAGCTGAGAAACCATCGACTCCACAGTGTCGGAACAATTTGTACAAGTCATTCCAATGACTTGCAACTTTACGGTTGTTTCATTCTGGTAGGAGGCCTTTTCAGGTTCGGATAGTACGGGATCACTGGATATAAGCTCGCAGTCAAAACCGGAATCCTCTATGACCTCTATAATGTCTTTTGGGCTAATTCCGTCACCATGAACAATTGTCCCCGTCTCAGTCATAAGCGATACAGACACTTCCTCAACGCTATCAAGGGATTGCAGATTCTGCGTAATTGAGTTTACACAGGCCGAACAGGTCATTCCTGTGATGGTAACCTTCGTCTGGAACATTTTGGGGCGGGGCCAGAGGAAGAGACGGAAGAGGACAGAGGGCAAGGAGTGCTGAAATTATTACTAAAGGAATTCGATAGATTATATAGATTAAGGTTGTTTAGAGTTGGTTGGTACACTAGTTATTATTCTTTCATGCACTTTATTACATGCAGCTAATAGTAGCGAACGAGATAGGGAGGATAGTTGAATTGAAACGATGAAAATTTCCCTAGCCAAAAAGGTTGGAGGGGGGAGATGGTAAAAGTGGAATAGGTTGAAGGTATGTTTATTGACCCAGCATTTTTCTCTGTTGTGGAACTTACCTGAGTCAGCCATCCTTTTTCTCCCTTTTTTGGCAGTTCAGTCCGAAATAAGATGTTCTATTGTAGATAGTAGTGCGTCTAAGGATTTTTTATGGTTCCTTGCAAGCATGGCCGTGGTCCAGGGGGGACACCAGAAGGATAGACTAATTCATCTACCGTCCCTGGCCAACAAAATTGGTAATGTCCCTACCAAAAAGCTAAACGTCTTCACTTGGCTCTTCAGTACTGGACCCTGTTGAAGTACATTTATGCGCAAATTACCGTTATCACGATTAAACGACTCTTGGTATGCTTATACACTCTTATCTCCAATTTCCATCACACACCGTTCATTTTGGGATAGTCCACAACCTAACCTCATTTTGCAAGCTCAGCGCCAGATAAACTACATCCTTACACCATATTTACATGTGTATGCCTGAGGATCAAGGTAGAGGGGAGCCTAGTCGAACCATGGATCTGCCCTCAGATTTGAAACATCTCTTTCTGAAATGGCTGGAAGACGATTGCATTGTACAGATCCAGCTTGGGTCTAAGC
This window of the Komagataella phaffii GS115 chromosome 2, complete sequence genome carries:
- a CDS encoding Cu(+2)-transporting P-type ATPase, required for export of copper from the cytosol into an extracytos translates to MFQTKVTITGMTCSACVNSITQNLQSLDSVEEVSVSLMTETGTIVHGDGISPKDIIEVIEDSGFDCELISSDPVLSEPEKASYQNETTVKLQVIGMTCTNCSDTVESMVSQLDGVLSAHVALVTEECVVRYLPRQVGIRKIVETIENCGFDVLLLNNTLVDKESQLNILAKVKEIQYWRLTFVQNLIFGVPVFFLGHIFPMITHKNVKLFNGLTLTDFIQLVLASYIQLWLARKFYTNAYNSLRHGTGNMDLLICLSTTIAYGYSIITLLHAILGANHTQPSVLFDTSAMLFIFISFGKFLENKAKSHSSTALSKLLALSPTSCLLIENFSSEKDIESTSLVTKEIVPELLQLNDMVLIHPGSRIPCDGTVVYGKSDVDESLLTGESLPVLKEEGAKVICGSVNNSGVLYVKVDKLSSDTELQQIVDLVKDAQMSKAPVQRFADSVSSIFVPTILSLSVLTFIVWFMVVKCRSFSSVPTFFKDGDHISIERVFKVAISVIVVACPCALGLAAPTAIMVGTGVGATNGILIKGGEVLENASSIECVLFDKTGTITTGLMQLSRYSLNPTVSNISESDLWHIIGRLESNSEHPVAKALSKISMEKSVESKPEITVSNVDIQVGAGIKADVTINGEVLKVSIGNEKICSTIQSNEEICGTHIYVLINEVLQGYVELSDMVKSDSAQVVSYLMSQGISVALVTGDNQATAEKVASKVGIFKSNVFANVSPSEKAGIVQEIRSEFGFKIAFVGDGINDAPALVDADIGIAIASGTDVAIEAADIVLLSNDSNSISGLISALSISRATFKKIKMNFFWAFIYNAFMLPIAMGVFLVPFGLYLHPMVASAAMAFSSVSVVLNSLLLKLWKKPDISSFKFSAPNTSNDLDINTDLETGSLIKRFQKSTPSKKYFNLLDKLKFWSSPTRKESYELLAQ